The genomic interval GAATGCTTTAACACGATTCCTCAAATGCATATGTGTATAATTGCAATTCAAAAATGTAACATTCAGTTCCCGTAGTGTGTAATCGCAGaactaattgtattttttctttttttttatttggaaCAGTAAATCATGCAAATTAGTCGAGCATCGGtggtttcattttatttgtataCGTGCGTTTTGCAAATCTGAAATATCATTGACCTAAAGCAAACTGCCGTTAAAGCATACAAAAAAtccccatttttattttgtgcatTAAATCGAATCTTTAACCATAATCGAAATTATGGATAAAACAATTATAATTGTGAGGATTCTgtgaagcttaaaaatcttttaaataacaattcaaaaaGAAATTACATACATTAGGCTATGTTGTTGCTtcataattaaaaatacatatgtTATTTCTActgaaaaatgtataaaaagaatttttgcTGTGGATCTGTTCGAAAAATTTTTAGGGACTATTAAACAACTACCGGTAGGTAAtgtgttaattttttttaattgaatttttcatgTCACTTTTTCTGTATATATTGATTTTCTCGTTGAATCGTTTCAATTTAATCTCATTAACAAAAACAGGGTATAACTCTAGAGTCAAGCCGCCTATTGAAGCCTAagaattaatatattatatatatgtgtgtaatTGTAGAGTTGTTGCTACtcgattaatttttgttttttttttctagcaaAAATATGTTGAGAAATTAGAGTTCGctttttattgaaattgatcCGAACAGTGCACGAGGGTTAAATGATATTCATCATTTAATCATGCATCGTTAGGATGTAGGGGGAGGAAGGATGCCGCTCAATTTCATATGTCGGGATTCATAAACGATGCACCACTGTTTTAGCATTTTATAATTCACCGATGCACACAGTATACCAACAAGAGGTTTCCATTTGATCCGGATAGTTCTAAACATTCTCAACAGATGCCAGAATAAGTGTTGCAAAACTACCCTTCCACTGccatcagaattttttttaaacacagATAACACAGACGCAATCAATCCTAGCGTTTAATTAACGATGTTcgattgaaacaattttttaacatgtCAAGTATTATGCTATGTAAAGGATTATGTGTATTTCTTTTATCTCTAAAGACTAGGGATCACATGGGATTATGTTACCatcaatgattaatgaaacaAATTACAAAGTCCGATTCATTTTTTTCGCATTTTGCGGATTTGTGATAAAAACGAGTCGATGAAACGCGAACAGTAACTACGTGATCATTAGAAATGCTTGAGGacattattttcaatgtatCAGAATTATCGAGAGTAGAAATGGATTTTCATCTAACtcctatttttttaaattgatgcgagcagtttttattttgcataaaaatcactctAACTGTAATCCATTTAATATGGATTGACTTGTATAGCAGCTTTTAGAGCATTTTAAGATTTCTTATTGTTCTCATATATTAGCTTCTgctttttggaatttttattttgcacaaaaatcacTCCAACGATACCATTTTGGAGCATTTCGAGATGTCTCTGACGTCTCCATTTTATAACACAAAAGAGACACAAAGTAAAGTGTTATTACGATGAAAATGTTTGCTGTTGAGCATTTTCAAGACAAACATGCTGAAAAACTTGTTAACAAGACTATACTTAAAGATAGAATTTCGCCGAGACTACCCTTGGTATATGTGACATGAAACAGGGTTGGTAGAGACGAGCTTCTATTAGAGTTTAAGAATATTTAATGACAGTGGCAGACTTTTGTAGCTGCAGAACTAAAGCGACTTTTGTTTGAAGGTTGGAACACAACCCTAAATTATTCTCTTCGTGAAATTAACTATTCTATTTAGAGCTTCTCTGCCTAAACGAGATTATGGAATACAGATAACAAATCCTCGCAGAAATTGAGTGGGTTAACTCGGAATCTGGACGCTAATTATTTGAAATTAGATATTTAGTATTTATAGGATCTGAAAGACACGACTGCGCGCAGTGTATATGTTATCAAATATCGTTGTATACTATAATtactattttgaaaataatagtaTAAAATGCGAGGATGTAGTATAGTTAATGACTCCAATTACAGTAAGCAAAAATTTAAGGACTAATCAAAATTCAGGGATTGAactgcttcgaataaaaaacttTGTAATGCTTTATTAAAGCGTTCGATCATTGCAACGTTCTAGTACTTAGAGGTAAGGGACCTAATAaatgtgggggtaccaattgctgttgcctacattaattatacttatttttaaagtataatgaatattaaaaaagagatattacattttttgtcaTTAAAATCagataggcacagtaattgggtccctcgcACTACCGAATTGATTATACATATGCATAGCGTTTCGTGATATTGATCACGAACTGAAATCTTCCGAACGTAACACTAAATTCTGTACTCAATATAGTAATAGTATGGTGATATTATGATCGAtatgataataaatatttactttagtattttagaaaaattatcaTCGTATCTTTCTCTATTTTATCAATAATTCATAAAGACTGTCAGTTCTGTTTTGTCGGTGAGAGTAAATGAAAatcagttttattttattcaattttcctAATTGTTTCAACACTCGTGTACATCTTTTAAAACACGTAATTTTAATCAGCATACAATATAGATTGATATTTAAAATGATCGTGTCGATAGGGTTTCTGATTGATATTACTTTCTCACACAAGTGAATTCATTCTTAAAATGGCGCAGGGAAGATTACACAGTTGCAGATTACGAATTAAATCATTGACCGTTTTGGCcaattattatttgaatttcgTCTTCAATATTCACGATCATTCGACTTGCGAAGAAACGTGCACGAATACacacatttaaaaataaatagtagaaATAGACGAAGCACGAAgtatatcattttttttttaatgttctgcCTCATTTAAAATGGACAAAAAATGTATTCAGAGTTTTCCTACTCCCTTGATCTTACCCTTCGTTAATTAAAATATATGTACGTTCTGTtcgatttttttcacgtttaAAGATTTCTATTAATACGTTTATCGATAAAGTTGTATACAAggtttaaaaatattcgaaacgcGTGACATAAACATTGTAAGTCTATCACATTATCtattacataattaatatttatattcttcCTTTTCTCCGATACAAGTGGTTTATTTACACTGGTGCAATAATTCAACAATGGAGGAATATACTTTAATGCAATTTTTTGTCAGCAATCGGAAAGGCTCGACACATTCCGATACCGATAATCCGTTTTATCAAAACCCCGCTTATCTGTGTTAATTGTAGATCGTCCGTGATTAGACGACATCTAAATTATAATATATTGCAAGCAAACTGATGTCAATTGCCACTCGAGTTACTGCGAGCAGTCAATCTCCCCGGGTTCGACGTTCGATGTGTAACCAGAGATTCTCTTGGGAAGAATTACTCGACGTTACATAGCACATCATCCCACGTTCAAATATCAATCTCAGTATGGTGTTCATTggtctgcggatctttgtgtaaagtaaaaattatctgcatgaACTGTTCGAAACAGAAAACGaatagggtgagggacccagttactgtgggggtactgtgcccatattaattatatttatttgtaaagcataatgaatattaaaaaagatatattaaaatatttttttttcattaaaatcagttaatgtaaatgttatatatctcttttttaatattcattatcctttgaaatataattaatataggcacagtgattggtacccccacattTATTGGTTCCCTTAGAAAATAATACGTCgagattcttaaattcttttgactGTTTTCAATGTAACTAATTTTCATTagtaatgcataaaatccgcagttcgaTGATTATACAAGCATACGCCAATTTAAAATCAAATTCATTCTTCGCACCTATAAATACagtttgaaagaaaaaattatctacGGTGACAAGACTATAGTCGTATTATCAATCTGATACTAGGTAGGTATATCTATCAGCGTAAGATAAATTAGAAATTATTCAGGTCACTAATTTTTAAGACTAACGATATCGATGTAGCATAGTGAATCTAAAAAgacaaaattatgtttggaacaacattatcaaaattatttaagtaTGCAAATAATGTGAAGGATGTaatgattgtaaaataaatattacagcTTGTTTGAGTAGATTTATGGAACGTATCAATATTAACACTTTAGCTACCGGAAGTATGTTAGTGGGTGCTTCAATGACTGCTGTATCTGAAAGAAAGTTAACAATTTCCACTTAAATAATAGTTTAATTGTCTCATCAAGACAATTTGATAGTTTATCGATAAAATTCTCGgttaataaaatttgtattttaaaagACTTTAAAGAAATTGTccgtagataaagtgttaaacaGTCTCTGTAGCAAGTTCGCTAAACTGTAAAAATTATACCGGGAGACTTAACAAAATCTTAGCTTTCTGCAACAAGTAGGTActtaacaaataaacaaatacaGAATTACTGCCCGTCAAGATTATCCTCAAATACGATTAATAATCTTTTTCAACTATTAACCCTGGAATGACAGGATTTGGATCCATCTTGACCTATGATTACAGAAATCCCATCTAAAATACTAATCTTTTATCAACTAAACGAATTTCACAGAGATAGAAAGCAAAAACATCTAAAAGAAAACTCATACCTAAAGATCCCACTGGGTAGCCATGGGAACCATGAAATAATCAAAAGTGTCCGTCAAGTAAGGGTTAATTTGTATTAACCATGTCTTATCAATCTGAACAATTGTATTAATTAAGATTCACGTTCGACATGCGAATATCAAATACTTTTTACCATAATCAGTACGTTTCCCTTATAATAACAAAGATGTAAAGCATTGAATTTTTGTTATCTGTTTTATATTAGCAATAAattttatcgaataaaattttaattttttatatttttagaggGGACTAGCTACTCCAATAAAagtatgaaaattgaaattcatTGATTTAGGTCGAAAAATATGTATGATCTATCTGGGTCTACATCATAGGTGCCATGAAATAGTCAAAAGCGTGCAAAGATTAATTTAGATTAACCATGTCTTATGAATAAAACCAGCTGCATTAATCACGATTTACATTCAACGCAGGAGAATGACTAGGGTAATGGCtccgattactgtgggggttccaattactgtgcctatatgaactattatgtatatatatatattagtataGGCACTAgtatataggtacagtaattggtaccccgacAGTAATTGGGTACCTTACCGTACAGCTAGAAGAATATTCATCTGATCGAATAATCAGCACCACAACGAGCGACTTCCCTTAAACTAACCACAACGCAAAGGATTGCGCTTCGGATTTTCAACAGTGAACATTTTCAAGATACTATGCAATATCATTCGAGAACGGGGATGTCGTTGCTCACCGGGAAGTTGCGATCGAACGACGGCAGCTTCTCGTCGTAGGTCTCGTTCAGCTTGAAAGTGGTGGAGCTGGTCCTCTCCTCGGAGTTGATGACGACGGTCCACTGGTCGCCGTTTTGGGAGATCTCGAGGATCGGCTTGGAGGTGAGCAACGGGGCGGCCAGCTCCTTGTGTCCGAGCACGTTCACGAACTCGTCGAAATTCTCGTTGGAGACGTATTGGTACCTTCCAGTGATCTGCACCATCTTCGAGCCGGTTCTGGGCGATATCACACGAGAGAAAGACGTTAGAGGATGAGGACGCGTTACCACGTTAGCTGTTGCTAGCAGCGAGATGCCGGTGTCCCGGGGACCGGCCGCTTTTATAAGATCACTGGAGGGGTTACGTGTCCCGGGGTGAGTGCGTGTGCGTGCGATCACACACCCGCGCCGGACAATCTACGATCGGACAGGACAAAGTGTCGAACGGATTATCGTTAACCGGCTGGCCAGCCGGCGGCGACGTCGCTTTGCCATTTCACGAACACCCTCGTGCTTCCCTTGCGAACAAGCGAGCGTCTGTCTCTTGTCcgcaggaaaataaattataccgATGCCGATTTTCTGTTTCAACAACCatcctttaatttttttactgattTCAAAATGCCTGGCAAAATAGGACGGCCCTGTCCAGGGAATGAACATAATTCCGTGAAAGTCTTTTCGTTGTCTCTCGAATGCTACCCTGGGGTCTTTCGTGACCCCGGCAAAACTTTCCGTAGAATATTTTCTCGCTGATACATTGGAGGATAATTCCAAGTATGGAGTTTGCTACGGAACGTTTAGGAAGATTCTGATACGGCAGATCGCGTTCCGCAGAAACAGTAATGgttattataattatagtaTACCAGTACAACATACTGTATAGTATACTGGTATACCATTTGGAGTAtatcatttaacactagaaccgcGGGAACCGTTAAAATAACGGGTttcgaatttttcaatttaccattgttgagattgtaaagatgcacttATGAGGTATTTATTCCGGAAGCTTACTTTTAGTACATGTATCGCGAAAGAAATcgataaaaatctgaataaatgtaTCCTTgctatttttacaaagtaatgtaaaaaaaagttaaaaaaggTCTCTAGGTCTCTGAAAATCGGtcacgaacttttgcaatcatctAATACCTTTGAATGgttgtaaaaaagaaaattttctttataatCTTTTTATTATGTACGTTTTATAGAAGTAGTATTAAGTGATATTTAAGTAGTATTTGCTGAAAAATTGAACTAATTTTCTTAAACTATTGTAGAAGGACGTAGTATAAATATACTATACTACGGTGGATTCAAgcatgaaaacaatttttttatcctCCATTTTATGTTCAAAGTCGATTCGAATAGACGATTTACTACTTGACAAgacaataaaattgtaaaaataaaaatatttatatcgtCGTTCATAAGTTACTTTGACAGATAAATataatttgtttctttgtaTTTTGCGTTGTAAATCATCTGTAAAGTGTAACTTGCAAAGTGTTAAAACATCCGAACTACGCAGTTgtttaattatgaaaaaaatgatgGAGAAGACAGTGAATTCTAAAGAAATGATAATGATAAAGATAGTTACGCGTAGCAACTGGAAAATCGCAGTACTTCTACGTCACTATAATCataagagaaaataaataaaagtacTGGAAGTGTCTAAATACTTATGGACGACAATGCTTGTACATGATCATATCACAAAATACGATGAATCTAATTAAATGATAGCAATGTAATTCTTGAAATGAATCACTTCAAATGGACAATCTTTGATGAGAATTAACAATGAGTCATTTTGGTTGCacgatatatgtgtatgtaacatTACAAACGTAGCCAAAATATACTTTACTTCTCTAAATAAAAACATGAAaccatattattttatttacaacAATTTCTAGAAACACAGTACTCGAAACGGTATAACATTTGAATAACATTGAACATGTTCTAGTTGTCAGTTTTATTTTTTCGTGATAGAAACCGGAGAAAAACTATAATATCGtcattagactacggattttacgcatttgtgatAAAAACAAGagtcaaatgcaaaacagtaaaaactttCAAAGATTTTCAGaataatgttgtattattttcaactccataaaaatacatattagagaaagaaatttttataggataagggacccaattactgtgggggtactaattactgtgtctatattaattattatttttaaagcataatgaatattaaaaaagagatatataacattaactgattttaatgaaaaaaattgaatatctctttcttaGTAGTCCTTTAAAAAaaggtataattaatataggcactatATAATATCTTCTGTGTTTTGAAATTaacgcgaacaatttttatttcctataAAAGTCCGGAGCCCAATTTTACTGTCAAGTAATAAAGAATACCCAGGAAGCGTCTGGAATTTTTAACCACCGCCAAAAATTTACACAAATCAAACACCGTCAAATTTGATTGACATTGGTTCGAATGATTTCCAGGAATCCCACGGAGGGGAAGAAAGAACGATCATTCTCCCACCACCGACAAATCTAAATATCGCGGGTACAAGCATGCTCGGCCAATCGCGTGTAAACACGCCACATCCACCACACCGCGAGCCATCCAATAGACACAAACCAATGTTAATATACAACCCAAACATACATCAATGCAAAAGAGCTCGGTACAGCACCCGGTGCAAGACAAAACTCGCATAATCATCGTACTCAAGAAAGAAACTCCCTCGATAACATTCGTACGAATTTTGGTACCTCCATATAGGCGCAATAATATTACTATtttagttatacttatttttaaagcataatgagtacagaaaaagagatattaaattttttttatcatataaaaataaattattattttataaaaataattagggCGTTTTATTAAATAATAGGGCGTtcaaaaaaaccattcaatatttatatggtatatagaacacactgtactgagtaaaaaagccttaTTAAagataggtcgaaaggtcaaccttTTCTGAGatatatacatttttgtttgctagcattatgatcaacttacttacttccatcgcatgcgatgcTTACTTGAGTGTTTAtaaaccgcgttctgaatgtccTCCTTCAAGTGCCGGCagtagatttcatccggaatcagTCAGTTCTGTAGCGGAAAATCATAACACgtggaaaattttctataaatatcaaaaagccagtagtaaatgaatcatgatgttaggaaacaaaatgtttacatctcagaaacggttgaccttccGACGTATGTTTACTAAATCTTTTGTACgcagcacagtgtgttctatataccatataaatattgaatggttttttaaaAACACCCTCTTTTCTAATGttgattatgctttaaaatataattgatataggcagAGTGATTGGTAcatccacagtaattgggtccctgacTCTACGGAGTGCAACTTTGAGCCTAGTAACATCGCGAGAACTCAAGAACTCAATCAATTCTCAATCGTGAACTCGGTTTATAAATATGAATCACCCGCTTCAAGTATTAATTTACATGGAGAACGCAACGCATCCGAACCGCTGCCATCTTTAATCAATCGCCACTATGCATCGCGACGATTATAGCATTAGAATTTTTATAGCATCAGCACGTAgatgcacacgcacacgcacagaCAATTAAAATTTCAACTAAACCTCAATTAAATCTAACTTAGCAAATTTAAATCAGTCTTCTATCAATTTTCATATTCGATTATGCTAATACTCTGTGAATCAATTTTTCTAAAGTTGGGACGAAAAGTATATAAATGTGAGAAGTTTTTTGGAAATATATAATTTGATTGCAGTTGATCAAACTGTCAAATcatgataaataaatattttaactaGAAACCGAAACAAGTTCGCAGATATTGTCAAGTCTGATTGGACATTTTTAAATTGCCAGTTTAACTACATACACATATTGAGCTCATTTCAATATAATTAGtcaaagaaattgtttaaaatcaatACCAATAAAGGAATACTCTTTCGAGGTATACTTAAAATAATAGGtccaaaaataataaaaaataataataaattaaaaagatgcaaataataaattacttaaaagATGCTATAATGTTTATTagtagtagactgtggatctccacgcaaaataaaaataatctacATCAATCGTAAGAAAGCGGTTGAATTAAAATGTacatcttcttttaataatttctaagttgtaaaaaataatttttaattttgaaattgcGTGGAATATAACCAGATTCTTAATTTCTTCGAAAGTTTTCACAGTTTAGTATTTCAGCTAGTCatttgtataaaatccgcagtccaataattATATTATCGGTCTTTTCTTTCAACATCCCGTTTCGATCGCAGAGACTTATCAGTGCTGGTGTAAATGATCAGTAATTCGATAaggattatttacaaaaattcggCTGATCGAATCATGCCGAACGGTTTCATTCCCTAGTAGGATAAgggtcccaattactgtgggggtactaaTTATTGttcctacattaattatacttatttccaaagctaatgaatatttttaaaaagagatatataacatacatatCAAGTGAtggaatttaatgaaaaaaagtgtaatatctcttttttaatattcattatgctttataaataagtataattaatgtagttatatatagtaattggtacccccacagtaattgggtcccttaccctacagcATGGCTCCCACGGAAAACTGTGTATCGTCGCGTCGCAACGTCGATCGGAGAGAGTTCGTCGATTCGCTAATTCGACTAACTACTTTAACTGGACAATTAACGTTGCACATTAGCAAATTGGACCAACGAGTTGTGATTGGCGGCTGGGAGCCCGCGagcgaaaaaaaagagaaagcaCACGGGGGAAAGCGAAATCAGCATTTCCCGCGTAAGACAAAAATCCCAATCGATCGAGCGAAGATCGAGCAAAAGTCAGGCGATATGACGACACCAGTCAGTCGCTCACGTTTCATCTCGGATCGATCGGTGATCCAGACTTGATTGCTTCCTGTTATCGACTGGCGAATCCTCGAAACCTGATTGTACTGCATGCTGGATAAGCATCACCGGAAAACAAGGTTGTTTTTCGATGATAGCCGCGAAAACAGCAGCGTCGCCGTTGGATTAACGTGGATTTTATCCCGGCCGGCTTATTCCCTATTATATTCTGCCGTCCGTGATTTTAATAAAGTGAACAGGAGACGCGTGTATTGGTACGTGTATGAATTCAAGTCGGCGCGCGCACTTAATCGTCGATTGTAGTCTGCGTTACCATACCGCATTCGACATGCTCGAGCTAGTTATTGATGCTTGCTGCAGCCTTTCTGTCGCATTTCTCCTCGTGAGCATAGAGAGCGAATTATATTCCAACGAATGTGTTCTCTTCATCATTTTCAAGCTTTCTTTCACGCTTACTTTTCACGTTTATTCGTAGGTTACAAATGGTAACAATGCAAATTACATGTTATTCAGCCTTGTTTTACTCTTGAAATATTACATCGTAGCGATATACAGTTTAATCGAAATGCATAGTTGGTTGTTTTCGTAAAAATGCTGATATTTTTCATTGATATTCAGTCATTTTCTTCGCCGCGTCACTTTCATATTGTGGAACAACGTTATCGAAATGCTTTTAATCGCTGTAATCGCAAGCCGATCGAAACAATTGTCTTAGTGAACTCTGATACGCGTAGCATTATCTTTTTTTATCAAGAGTAACGTCGGTgcagaagtataattaattttttctcggTAGCTGTTCGTCAAGGTGACTTAACAAATGATACGGATCGACTTTGTCATCGTTACAGATCGAAAGATCTGTCCTTTCTTTGCTTCTTAGAAAATCATTTCGTTAAAGAGCCCGATGTAAAAAAGTTAAGATTCTCAAAATTTGTTCGCATGTGATCACAAACAGTCGATTCAATGTCTTGTACTcgcaaaattgaaaaagaaattggaGGAAAGCAACAGTTGAAAATCAATTCAACAACAACTCGATCAGTTGAAGCGAACGATATTTTTTTATCAGTAAGTTCCTCACAAAAAATTCGCTCTGTTACAAAAtacatttcgaaattttttaactGGACGAACTTGGTAAAAAATTCCTAGCATTCGTAAACAAAATTCATCCAACTCGATTTCTGTAAACATAGTCAAAAATGATGCGACATAaaaccataaaaaaaaatattagcagaacaaaatttctaattctacgtgaaacattttttaataactcGTTCagtacttatttatttatttctaattaaattacatcGAAAGAATAAATCACAAAAAAATCAAGTATCAGCTTTGAAACCACTAGTTTAACCGTGGATATAATAAATGAATTGTTCACTGTAGCAGTCAAGAAAGTAACCTTGAAGAAGGTCTGTAAGATTGTCTCCCTTCAAATAAATTGAATCTTAGGGGTACTGGAAGGCATCTGGGACCATcggacatttttaatttattagtttCGAGACGGAACAACCATAACCAATTTGAAACAAACATCA from Halictus rubicundus isolate RS-2024b chromosome 2, iyHalRubi1_principal, whole genome shotgun sequence carries:
- the Fabpl gene encoding FABP-like protein, which translates into the protein MVQITGRYQYVSNENFDEFVNVLGHKELAAPLLTSKPILEISQNGDQWTVVINSEERTSSTTFKLNETYDEKLPSFDRNFPSIATQEGDKLKVVTTVTEGLKITRVYEFTETGMQVHLSANTVDVTAVRAYKRL